The following proteins are co-located in the Brevibacillus laterosporus DSM 25 genome:
- a CDS encoding TetR/AcrR family transcriptional regulator, with amino-acid sequence MTNRIDRRILRTRQLLREVFLDLSLENGIDNITVKELTDRAGLNRGTFYLHYQDIQDFVEQFKNEILEGFYSIIKKLGHDIDREEPFAAPPPYGYVRPFEYVVEHKRFFQVFMRPNGDTSFGSRLTQLIREQFHGSYRYFKTENLSEIPVKQQYLFAYLSSAYVGTIHFWIQRDLDLSPTELTILFSQISRLGSAHLNFNF; translated from the coding sequence ATGACAAATAGAATTGATCGCCGAATTCTCAGGACTCGTCAACTGTTACGCGAAGTGTTTCTTGATCTGTCGTTAGAAAACGGTATAGACAACATTACCGTAAAAGAACTGACCGATAGAGCTGGTTTGAACAGGGGCACCTTTTATTTGCATTATCAGGATATACAAGATTTTGTTGAACAATTTAAGAACGAAATACTGGAAGGCTTTTATTCAATAATTAAAAAGCTTGGTCACGATATCGATCGGGAAGAGCCTTTTGCTGCCCCACCACCTTATGGCTATGTTCGCCCCTTTGAATACGTGGTTGAACACAAACGATTCTTTCAGGTATTCATGAGACCAAATGGAGACACGTCCTTCGGATCTCGATTGACCCAATTAATACGTGAACAGTTTCATGGTTCATATCGCTATTTCAAAACCGAAAACTTGAGTGAGATCCCCGTCAAACAGCAATATTTATTTGCCTACCTTTCCTCTGCCTATGTGGGAACCATTCACTTCTGGATACAGCGAGATCTCGACCTGTCACCAACAGAATTGACCATATTATTCTCACAAATCTCACGCCTCGGATCGGCGCACCTGAATTTTAATTTCTAA
- a CDS encoding HTH domain-containing protein yields the protein MGKTVFTEQEMKYLEANPYVQHVTYKSITYAPAFKVAAVKAYQEGQTPMEIFCVLVLT from the coding sequence ATGGGAAAAACAGTTTTCACGGAACAAGAAATGAAATATCTTGAAGCTAACCCTTATGTTCAGCATGTAACGTACAAAAGTATTACTTATGCACCAGCATTTAAGGTAGCAGCTGTCAAAGCGTATCAAGAGGGGCAAACACCTATGGAAATTTTTTGTGTGCTGGTTTTGACATAG
- a CDS encoding IS3 family transposase, with protein MRDVTRYLCKLACVSASGYYRWLRAEKIRQLREDADEHDIKLIKKHFDALHGKAGALVIKMRLERESGVIMNHKKIRRLMRKYKLVATIRQANPYRKLAKATQEYQTCPNLLQRQFDQGEPEKVLLTDITYMYYGNGQCAYLSVVKDGATKQILAHYLSSSLKLPLVRITLKRLFQRLDGNIHPKPFYTQTKVCIIPTLKPVA; from the coding sequence TTGCGTGATGTAACACGATATCTTTGTAAACTTGCATGTGTTAGTGCGAGTGGCTACTACCGTTGGCTTCGTGCGGAGAAAATTCGACAGCTACGAGAGGATGCGGACGAGCATGACATTAAACTTATCAAGAAGCACTTTGACGCTCTTCATGGTAAAGCAGGAGCATTAGTTATTAAGATGCGACTTGAGCGTGAAAGTGGAGTGATCATGAATCATAAAAAGATTCGTCGATTGATGCGAAAGTATAAACTTGTTGCTACCATTCGCCAAGCCAATCCCTATAGAAAATTAGCTAAGGCAACACAAGAGTACCAAACATGTCCCAACCTGTTGCAACGTCAGTTTGATCAGGGGGAACCTGAAAAAGTGCTGCTCACCGATATTACGTATATGTATTACGGTAATGGTCAATGTGCCTACCTGTCGGTAGTCAAGGATGGGGCAACAAAACAGATTTTAGCTCACTATCTTTCTTCATCTTTAAAGCTTCCATTGGTGAGGATTACTTTGAAACGACTGTTCCAACGGCTAGATGGCAACATTCACCCGAAGCCATTCTACACTCAGACCAAGGTTTGCATTATACCCACTTTAAAACCCGTCGCTTAA
- a CDS encoding IS3 family transposase → METFFGHMKDDLEYKTCQTIQELRDRVDSYIDYYNSERYQWSLKKMTPDEFRSHLLAA, encoded by the coding sequence ATGGAAACTTTTTTTGGTCATATGAAAGACGATTTGGAATATAAGACATGTCAAACGATACAAGAGTTGAGGGATCGAGTAGACAGTTACATTGATTATTACAATTCTGAACGTTACCAGTGGTCATTAAAAAAGATGACCCCTGATGAATTCAGAAGTCACCTTTTAGCTGCCTAG
- a CDS encoding class I SAM-dependent methyltransferase — translation MIKEPYFWDSQIDYLYKSASLYYNDDYIKFLVDTVWQLDNPVHIIDFGCGFGHMGLRLLPLLAEGSKYTGIDAGAKLIERARELFKELPYEVEFIIGDFDSVSLEKMYDIAVCHGVLLHLAEPTLLLKKMANCVKGDGKVIAFEPHAHM, via the coding sequence ATGATAAAGGAACCATATTTTTGGGACAGTCAAATAGATTATTTGTATAAGTCTGCAAGCTTATACTACAACGATGATTACATAAAGTTTCTTGTGGATACTGTATGGCAGCTTGATAATCCCGTCCACATTATCGATTTTGGTTGCGGTTTCGGTCATATGGGTCTTCGACTACTACCATTACTAGCCGAAGGTTCCAAGTATACTGGAATAGATGCTGGCGCCAAGCTAATAGAGCGTGCACGAGAATTATTTAAAGAATTGCCTTACGAGGTTGAATTTATCATTGGCGATTTTGACTCTGTTTCGCTCGAAAAGATGTATGACATTGCCGTTTGCCATGGCGTTTTACTACATTTGGCAGAGCCCACACTTTTGCTCAAAAAAATGGCAAATTGCGTAAAGGGAGACGGTAAGGTAATAGCATTTGAGCCCCACGCACACATGTGA
- a CDS encoding site-specific integrase produces the protein MQNAINDAVYEFRIIRENPIQRIKIPKEVSKENDVRHFTKEQLNHFLESLQTPQKKAKYKHSQQYYALFTLIARTGIRIGEALALTWDDLAGDRLTINKTLVYPLNSEPYISTPKSKTSGRTIKLDGHTVKVMRRHKINQNEVILRYENYLASESSLMFHQHDGRWLRTNVVRDYFKEVCKRVGIPVLSPHALRHSHAVHLLEAGANIKYVSERLGHASVKVTADTYLHVTKKIEDDALALYSNYI, from the coding sequence GTGCAAAATGCAATCAATGACGCTGTGTATGAATTTCGTATAATCCGCGAGAACCCTATTCAACGAATAAAAATACCGAAAGAAGTTAGCAAAGAAAATGATGTACGTCATTTCACTAAAGAGCAGCTTAACCACTTCCTTGAATCTCTTCAGACACCTCAGAAGAAAGCTAAATACAAACACTCACAGCAGTATTACGCCTTGTTTACTTTGATTGCTCGAACAGGCATCAGAATCGGGGAAGCTCTTGCATTGACCTGGGATGACTTAGCGGGTGACCGGCTAACAATCAACAAAACGCTTGTGTATCCGCTTAATTCGGAGCCATATATTTCAACACCTAAATCCAAAACAAGCGGTCGTACTATAAAGCTGGATGGTCATACTGTCAAGGTCATGCGTCGGCACAAGATTAATCAGAACGAGGTTATTTTACGTTACGAGAACTATCTAGCATCAGAGAGTAGCCTCATGTTTCACCAGCACGACGGCCGCTGGCTCCGTACCAATGTGGTACGTGATTACTTCAAAGAGGTTTGCAAGCGAGTAGGTATCCCCGTTCTCTCTCCTCATGCACTCAGACATTCCCACGCGGTTCACTTATTAGAAGCGGGAGCAAATATAAAATACGTGTCTGAGCGACTCGGACACGCAAGCGTCAAAGTCACAGCAGACACGTATTTACACGTTACAAAGAAGATTGAGGACGATGCATTAGCCCTCTACTCCAACTATATTTGA
- the sufB gene encoding Fe-S cluster assembly protein SufB, which translates to MAKKAPEIQEYQYGFHDKDVSIFRTKKGLTREIVEEISKIKEEPEWMLEFRLKALDIFYKMPMPKWGGDLDDLDFDNITYYVKPSEKAGRSWDEVPEEIKATFDKLGIPEAEQKFLAGVSAQYESEVVYHNMQEDLESLGVLFTDMDSAVRLYPEIVKEYFATVIPPADNKFAALNSAVWSGGSFIYVPKGVKVETPLQAYFRINSENMGQFERTLIIADEDSFVHYVEGCTAPIYSTDSLHSAVVEIIIKERARCRYTTIQNWSNNVYNLVTKRAVAYADANMEWIDGNIGSKLTMKYPAVIMKGPRAKGTVLSIAVAGKGQHQDAGAKMIHLAPDCTSTIVSKSISRDGGKVTYRGLAQFGRKAEGAKSNIKCDTLILDKLSTSDTIPYNEIMNDYVTLEHEATVSKVSEDQLFYLMSRGLSEAEATEMIVMGFIEPFTKELPMEYAVEMNRLIKFEMEGSIG; encoded by the coding sequence ATGGCGAAGAAAGCCCCTGAAATCCAAGAGTATCAATATGGATTCCACGATAAAGACGTTTCGATCTTCCGTACGAAAAAAGGTTTAACTCGTGAAATCGTAGAAGAGATTTCTAAAATCAAAGAAGAGCCAGAATGGATGTTGGAATTCCGTTTGAAAGCATTAGACATTTTCTATAAAATGCCGATGCCTAAATGGGGTGGCGACCTCGACGATTTGGATTTCGACAACATTACTTACTATGTAAAGCCATCTGAAAAAGCGGGTCGTAGCTGGGATGAGGTACCAGAAGAAATCAAAGCTACCTTTGATAAACTAGGTATCCCAGAAGCAGAGCAAAAGTTCTTAGCTGGTGTATCTGCACAGTATGAGTCTGAGGTTGTTTACCATAACATGCAAGAAGATTTAGAGTCTCTTGGTGTTTTATTTACTGACATGGACTCGGCGGTGCGTTTATACCCTGAGATCGTGAAAGAGTATTTTGCGACAGTTATTCCGCCAGCAGATAATAAATTCGCGGCGCTTAACTCTGCTGTATGGTCCGGTGGTTCCTTCATTTACGTACCAAAAGGTGTAAAAGTAGAAACTCCGCTTCAAGCATACTTCCGTATTAACTCAGAGAACATGGGTCAATTCGAGCGTACGCTGATCATTGCAGACGAAGATAGCTTTGTTCATTACGTAGAAGGCTGTACGGCGCCAATCTACAGCACAGATTCCTTGCATTCTGCTGTAGTTGAAATCATTATTAAAGAACGTGCTCGTTGTCGTTATACAACAATTCAAAACTGGTCTAATAACGTATATAACCTAGTTACAAAACGTGCTGTAGCTTATGCCGATGCAAACATGGAATGGATTGATGGAAACATCGGTTCCAAGTTAACGATGAAATATCCTGCGGTTATCATGAAAGGACCACGTGCGAAAGGTACAGTTCTCTCTATCGCAGTAGCAGGTAAAGGTCAGCATCAGGATGCTGGGGCGAAGATGATTCATTTAGCACCTGATTGCACTTCCACAATCGTATCTAAGTCTATCTCTCGCGATGGTGGTAAAGTAACGTATCGTGGTTTAGCTCAATTTGGTCGTAAAGCAGAGGGAGCTAAATCCAACATTAAGTGTGATACATTGATTTTGGATAAATTATCTACTTCTGATACGATCCCATACAATGAGATCATGAATGACTACGTGACGCTTGAGCATGAAGCAACTGTGTCTAAAGTATCTGAAGATCAATTGTTCTACTTGATGAGCCGCGGTTTGAGTGAAGCAGAAGCAACAGAAATGATCGTAATGGGCTTTATTGAACCATTTACAAAAGAATTGCCAATGGAATATGCCGTTGAGATGAACCGTCTGATTAAGTTCGAGATGGAAGGTTCGATTGGTTAA
- the sufU gene encoding Fe-S cluster assembly sulfur transfer protein SufU produces MSSLDDLYRRVIMDHYQKPRNKGKLEDENGLVINLNNPTCGDSISLSLQVENGVVVDAKFLGEGCSISMSSASMMTEAVKGKNEEEALRLIQIFSDMMQGKEPDDSIDLGDIEALQGVCKFPARIKCATLAWKALEQGINQTDAK; encoded by the coding sequence ATGTCTTCTCTTGATGATCTCTATAGACGTGTCATAATGGATCATTATCAAAAGCCACGGAATAAAGGTAAGCTAGAGGATGAAAACGGATTGGTTATCAATCTAAATAATCCAACCTGTGGAGACAGCATTTCGTTATCGTTACAAGTAGAGAACGGTGTAGTTGTGGACGCAAAATTTCTTGGAGAAGGATGCTCCATCTCTATGTCTTCCGCTTCTATGATGACGGAAGCTGTAAAAGGAAAAAACGAAGAGGAAGCGTTACGCTTGATTCAAATTTTCTCTGATATGATGCAGGGAAAAGAACCGGATGACTCTATTGATTTAGGCGATATTGAAGCTCTGCAAGGTGTCTGCAAGTTTCCAGCGCGCATTAAGTGTGCAACGCTCGCCTGGAAGGCATTGGAGCAAGGTATTAACCAGACGGACGCAAAGTAA
- a CDS encoding cysteine desulfurase, translated as MNAHEVRKLFPILHQEVNGHPLVYLDSAATSQKPIQVLEVVDKYYRSYNSNVHRGVHTLGTYATDAYEGAREKVRAFINAKETAEVIFTRGTTTALNTIAIGYARTFLTEGDEIVTTLVEHHSNFIPWQQAAKATGASFKFIPLAEDGTITLEAVKATITPQTKVVAIHHISNVLGDTTPIKEIAKIAHENGAILVVDGAQSVPHKKVDVQDLDCDFYVFSSHKMCGPTGIGVLYGKRALLEKMEPVEFGGEMIDFVYEQDSTWKELPWKFEGGTPIIAGAIGLGAAIDFLNDLGMDEIEAHEKKLINYAMEQMKELDGLTIYGPVEHRSSLITFNLADVHPHDLATVLDTEGIAVRAGHHCAQPLMRWLKATATARASFYLYNTEEDVDALIAGLKKAKEYFGNVFS; from the coding sequence ATGAACGCACATGAAGTCCGTAAATTGTTTCCTATCTTACATCAAGAAGTAAACGGTCATCCATTGGTATATTTGGATAGCGCCGCTACTTCGCAAAAGCCGATTCAAGTTCTTGAAGTGGTAGATAAATATTATCGTAGCTATAACTCTAACGTTCATCGCGGCGTACATACGCTTGGTACGTACGCGACGGACGCTTATGAAGGAGCACGTGAAAAAGTACGTGCGTTCATCAATGCGAAGGAAACAGCTGAGGTAATCTTTACTCGTGGTACGACTACTGCGTTAAACACCATTGCGATTGGGTATGCTCGTACGTTCCTTACTGAAGGGGACGAAATTGTAACCACGCTGGTTGAGCATCACAGCAATTTTATTCCTTGGCAACAAGCAGCAAAGGCAACTGGAGCAAGTTTCAAGTTTATCCCGTTAGCTGAAGATGGTACGATTACCTTGGAGGCAGTGAAAGCAACGATCACACCACAAACCAAAGTGGTAGCGATCCATCACATCTCTAACGTTCTAGGTGATACAACTCCCATCAAGGAAATTGCTAAAATTGCACATGAAAATGGCGCTATTTTGGTTGTGGATGGTGCCCAAAGCGTCCCGCATAAAAAAGTTGATGTTCAGGATTTAGACTGTGATTTCTATGTGTTTTCCAGTCATAAGATGTGCGGACCTACAGGAATCGGCGTATTGTATGGAAAGCGTGCACTCTTGGAAAAAATGGAGCCAGTTGAATTTGGTGGCGAAATGATCGATTTTGTATATGAACAGGATTCCACATGGAAGGAGCTCCCTTGGAAGTTTGAAGGGGGAACGCCGATTATCGCCGGAGCCATCGGACTTGGGGCTGCGATTGATTTCCTAAATGATCTGGGCATGGACGAAATTGAAGCACATGAAAAGAAACTGATTAACTATGCAATGGAACAAATGAAAGAATTGGATGGACTTACGATTTACGGTCCTGTTGAACATAGAAGCAGTTTAATTACTTTTAACCTGGCGGACGTTCATCCGCATGATTTGGCAACGGTTTTGGATACAGAAGGTATTGCTGTACGTGCGGGTCATCATTGTGCACAGCCGTTGATGAGATGGTTGAAAGCTACAGCTACTGCCCGTGCCAGCTTCTATCTGTATAACACAGAAGAGGATGTGGATGCCTTAATCGCTGGGTTGAAAAAAGCGAAGGAGTATTTTGGAAATGTCTTCTCTTGA
- the sufD gene encoding Fe-S cluster assembly protein SufD: MSTETQLRFGKEAIKQFSQANQEPAWFLEKRLAAFEQAQTLDLPVLEKSKIDKWNFDQFHPFQLEARVDNIEQLDEVVKEQLDDKDITSLLVQKNASVVYHKVDEELKSQGVIFTDLATALREHGELVKQYIYSIVKEDEHRVAALHAAVVNGGVFLYVPKNVEVKMPLQAIYEVAGEESLLAPHVVIVAEANARVTYVDSFVSAEGTNMVANSVVEVHLGANAHVQVASVRSFSTEVHDYTFRRAVIGQDANMEWILGEMNDGNTVANNTSIMEGKGGNADTKSITVGTGKQRQNLTSQVQHIGTHTESNMLSKAVMTDEAIAILNGITKIEKGAEKANGVQAENILMLSEKARGDANPILLIDEDDVKAGHAASVGRVSEESLYYLMSRGIERKEAERLVIIGFLDPVVAEIPIEGVRSKLRQALERKLGR; the protein is encoded by the coding sequence ATGAGTACAGAAACACAACTTCGCTTTGGTAAAGAAGCGATTAAGCAATTTTCCCAAGCGAATCAAGAACCAGCCTGGTTTTTAGAAAAGCGTCTAGCTGCATTTGAACAAGCACAGACGCTAGATCTACCTGTGTTGGAGAAAAGCAAAATTGATAAATGGAACTTCGATCAATTTCACCCGTTCCAATTAGAAGCCCGTGTAGACAACATCGAACAATTGGATGAAGTCGTAAAAGAACAACTGGACGATAAAGATATAACCAGCTTACTCGTACAGAAAAATGCGTCTGTCGTCTACCATAAGGTGGATGAAGAGTTGAAAAGCCAAGGCGTTATTTTTACTGACCTTGCTACAGCGCTTCGTGAACACGGTGAACTTGTGAAACAATATATCTATTCAATTGTCAAAGAAGACGAGCATCGCGTAGCTGCTTTGCATGCAGCAGTAGTAAATGGTGGGGTATTCTTGTACGTTCCAAAAAACGTAGAAGTGAAAATGCCATTGCAAGCTATTTATGAAGTAGCAGGCGAAGAATCCTTGCTAGCTCCCCATGTTGTTATCGTAGCAGAAGCTAATGCGCGTGTAACCTATGTAGATTCATTTGTATCTGCTGAGGGAACCAACATGGTAGCAAATAGCGTTGTGGAAGTACACTTGGGAGCTAACGCTCACGTACAAGTGGCGTCTGTTCGTTCCTTCTCCACTGAGGTTCACGATTATACGTTCCGACGTGCCGTGATTGGTCAGGATGCTAACATGGAATGGATTTTAGGCGAGATGAATGATGGTAACACAGTTGCGAACAATACCTCCATTATGGAAGGTAAAGGTGGAAACGCTGATACCAAATCCATCACAGTAGGAACAGGTAAACAACGCCAAAATCTGACTTCCCAAGTTCAGCATATCGGAACACATACTGAATCCAATATGTTGAGTAAAGCGGTAATGACAGATGAAGCGATTGCCATCCTAAACGGAATTACCAAGATTGAAAAAGGCGCAGAAAAAGCAAACGGTGTGCAAGCAGAAAACATTTTGATGCTATCTGAAAAAGCTCGTGGGGATGCAAACCCAATCCTTTTGATTGATGAAGACGACGTAAAAGCTGGTCACGCTGCTTCTGTAGGTCGCGTGAGTGAGGAAAGCTTATACTATCTTATGTCTCGTGGTATTGAGAGAAAAGAGGCTGAGCGTCTTGTCATTATTGGATTCTTGGACCCAGTGGTCGCCGAGATTCCGATTGAAGGAGTGAGAAGCAAGCTACGCCAAGCATTGGAAAGGAAGTTAGGACGATGA
- the sufC gene encoding Fe-S cluster assembly ATPase SufC, with translation MAAVHLQIKNLRARIEEKEILKGLNLEIKGGEIHAIMGPNGTGKSTLASTLMGHPKYEVTDGEVTLDGEDLLEMAVDERARAGLFLAMQYPSEITGVTNSDFLRSAMNATRGEGNEISLMKFIREMDSKMSTLEMDEAFAHRYLNEGFSGGEKKRNEILQMMMIQPSLCILDEIDSGLDIDALKIVAKGVNEMRSEDRGFLIITHYQRLLDYVKPDFVHVMMQGRIVKSGGPELAERLEAEGYDWIKAELGIEDETVNAE, from the coding sequence ATGGCTGCTGTACATCTACAGATTAAGAATTTACGCGCAAGGATCGAAGAAAAGGAAATCCTAAAAGGTTTGAACCTAGAGATTAAAGGTGGAGAAATCCACGCGATCATGGGACCAAACGGAACAGGTAAATCTACATTAGCATCTACGCTAATGGGACATCCTAAATATGAAGTAACTGATGGTGAAGTTACATTAGATGGTGAAGATCTATTGGAAATGGCTGTAGACGAGCGTGCTCGTGCAGGTCTGTTCCTAGCTATGCAATATCCATCCGAAATCACAGGTGTAACAAACTCCGATTTCCTACGTTCAGCAATGAATGCAACTCGTGGCGAAGGAAATGAAATTTCCTTAATGAAATTCATCCGTGAGATGGATAGCAAAATGAGCACATTAGAAATGGACGAAGCTTTTGCTCATCGCTACCTAAACGAAGGTTTCTCTGGTGGGGAGAAAAAACGTAATGAAATTCTACAAATGATGATGATTCAGCCTAGTCTCTGTATTTTAGATGAGATCGACTCTGGGTTAGATATCGATGCTCTTAAAATCGTAGCAAAAGGTGTTAATGAGATGCGCTCTGAGGATCGCGGTTTCTTAATCATTACTCACTATCAACGTCTACTAGACTATGTGAAGCCTGATTTTGTTCATGTAATGATGCAAGGTCGTATCGTAAAATCAGGTGGTCCTGAATTGGCAGAGCGTCTAGAAGCAGAAGGTTATGATTGGATTAAAGCTGAGCTCGGTATCGAAGACGAGACCGTTAACGCAGAATAA
- a CDS encoding DUF1802 family protein — MSNDKKQPESTLSLKEWAVAIKALGEGKQIITVRKGGLYEETRDFKLENDTFYLYPTYEHQKAEMIKPENQSDLEATLVGWSLDKPTVDIEYFAHITDDIEILDEAKIRALNPYHIWTDDFADVRLHWKKKKPLHILFARVYKLDKPVTIEIAEEYKGCKSWHNLLSSIPQDGYTPVLSDEEYAHNRQVIMDVLTK; from the coding sequence ATGAGTAACGATAAAAAACAACCTGAATCCACACTTTCTTTAAAAGAGTGGGCAGTTGCGATTAAGGCATTAGGAGAAGGAAAACAGATTATTACTGTCCGTAAAGGCGGTTTATATGAAGAAACAAGAGATTTTAAACTAGAAAACGATACATTCTATTTGTACCCAACCTATGAGCACCAAAAAGCTGAGATGATTAAACCTGAGAATCAGTCTGATTTGGAAGCAACTCTTGTAGGCTGGAGCCTTGATAAGCCGACTGTTGATATCGAATACTTTGCTCATATTACCGATGATATTGAAATCTTAGATGAAGCAAAAATTCGTGCTTTGAACCCATACCATATCTGGACGGATGACTTCGCTGATGTCCGCTTGCACTGGAAAAAGAAAAAACCACTGCATATTCTATTTGCGCGAGTTTATAAATTAGACAAGCCAGTAACGATTGAAATTGCTGAAGAATATAAAGGCTGTAAATCTTGGCATAACCTATTGTCAAGCATTCCGCAAGATGGTTATACACCAGTACTAAGCGACGAGGAATATGCACATAATCGTCAAGTGATTATGGATGTATTAACCAAATAA
- the pckA gene encoding phosphoenolpyruvate carboxykinase (ATP) yields MEAKTVKRLSEVLAGANAHYNLAVPKLIEEAIKRGEGVLTDKGALNALTGKFTGRSPKDKFIVDEPSVHDKIDWANNNPIQIEKFEQLHAEVLAYLENKELYVFDGFAGADRNFRLPIRVVNEFAWHNLFAHQLFIRPTVEELEGHQADFTVIYVPNFKANPEVHGTNSDTFIIISFEQKVVLIGGTEYAGEMKKSIFSVMNMLLPERNVLSMHCSANIGRDGDVALFFGLSGTGKTTLSADTDRRLIGDDEHGWSDQGVFNIEGGCYAKCIRLSEQGEPQIWNAINFGAVLENVVVDQASGIANYDDDRYTENTRAAYPVEAIPGAVIPGVGGHPNVILFLTADSFGVIPPISKLNKEQAMYHFLSGYTSKMAGTERGITTPQSEFSTCFGSPFLPLRPVVYAEMLGKKIDESNALVYLVNTGWTGGPVGVGSRMKLAFTRAMVTAALHGELEKVEYATDPVFGVQVPTTCPGVPSEVLQPRDTWADKDAYDQQANELAKLFQANFAKKFPKAHDISQAGPVVK; encoded by the coding sequence ATGGAAGCCAAAACGGTTAAGCGTCTATCTGAAGTTCTTGCTGGTGCCAATGCTCATTATAATTTGGCTGTACCCAAGTTGATTGAAGAAGCAATTAAACGTGGCGAAGGAGTTCTGACAGATAAAGGCGCTTTAAACGCGCTAACTGGCAAATTCACAGGGCGCTCTCCGAAAGATAAATTCATAGTTGATGAACCCTCTGTCCATGACAAAATTGATTGGGCCAATAACAACCCCATTCAAATCGAAAAATTTGAGCAATTACATGCAGAAGTTTTAGCTTACCTAGAGAACAAGGAACTTTATGTTTTTGACGGATTTGCTGGAGCGGATCGCAACTTTCGTTTGCCAATTCGTGTGGTAAATGAATTTGCTTGGCATAATTTATTTGCTCATCAATTATTTATCCGCCCAACAGTGGAAGAATTAGAAGGGCATCAAGCCGATTTTACTGTTATCTATGTTCCGAACTTCAAAGCAAATCCAGAGGTTCATGGAACCAATTCTGATACATTCATTATTATTAGTTTTGAACAGAAAGTAGTATTAATAGGCGGAACAGAATATGCCGGTGAAATGAAGAAGTCTATTTTTAGTGTGATGAATATGTTGTTACCTGAACGTAATGTGTTATCTATGCATTGTTCTGCTAATATTGGACGTGATGGCGATGTTGCTTTATTCTTTGGTTTGTCGGGTACAGGGAAAACTACCCTATCTGCTGATACAGACCGCCGCTTGATTGGCGATGATGAACATGGGTGGTCTGATCAAGGTGTTTTTAATATTGAAGGAGGATGCTACGCAAAATGCATTCGGCTTTCTGAACAAGGAGAACCACAGATTTGGAATGCAATTAATTTTGGTGCCGTGCTAGAAAATGTAGTGGTCGATCAGGCTAGTGGTATCGCAAATTATGATGATGATCGTTACACAGAAAATACGCGCGCAGCTTATCCTGTAGAAGCGATTCCAGGAGCTGTCATACCTGGTGTGGGTGGTCACCCTAATGTGATTCTTTTCCTAACAGCAGACTCTTTTGGGGTAATTCCTCCCATCTCTAAATTAAACAAAGAACAGGCGATGTATCATTTCTTATCTGGCTATACGAGTAAAATGGCTGGTACAGAACGCGGTATAACAACGCCACAAAGCGAGTTCTCTACTTGCTTTGGCTCTCCTTTCTTACCGTTACGTCCTGTGGTCTATGCAGAAATGCTAGGTAAAAAGATTGATGAGTCTAATGCGCTTGTATATCTGGTTAACACGGGCTGGACAGGTGGACCTGTGGGGGTAGGAAGCCGTATGAAATTGGCATTTACGCGTGCTATGGTAACGGCTGCTCTGCACGGTGAGTTGGAAAAGGTTGAGTACGCCACTGATCCCGTTTTTGGAGTACAAGTGCCAACCACTTGCCCAGGGGTACCTAGCGAAGTGTTACAACCACGTGATACATGGGCAGATAAGGATGCCTATGATCAGCAGGCAAATGAATTAGCAAAGCTGTTCCAGGCTAACTTTGCTAAAAAGTTTCCCAAAGCACATGATATTTCACAGGCTGGCCCTGTCGTTAAATAA
- a CDS encoding SCP2 sterol-binding domain-containing protein: MASQLEVVLFEVQKRLERKGHLQNLMKDWDRKIGFKLEDGTRDCCLVFGNGKIIVTEWNAKQKVDVVVKGEIQSLQMLLTGDELSYRYAKGNIEMKGHVRDQLKLDSLLRLSLGNEQKLA, translated from the coding sequence ATGGCTTCTCAATTAGAAGTGGTATTGTTTGAAGTACAAAAACGCTTGGAACGAAAAGGGCACTTACAAAATTTAATGAAGGATTGGGATCGTAAAATTGGATTCAAATTGGAAGACGGCACACGAGATTGTTGTTTAGTTTTTGGAAATGGAAAAATAATCGTAACAGAGTGGAATGCAAAGCAAAAGGTGGATGTTGTTGTAAAAGGGGAAATTCAAAGCTTACAGATGCTTTTGACAGGAGATGAGCTTTCCTATCGATATGCTAAGGGGAACATTGAGATGAAGGGGCACGTCCGGGATCAATTAAAATTAGACTCACTGCTACGATTGTCTTTGGGAAATGAGCAAAAACTAGCCTAG